The Lysobacter enzymogenes genome window below encodes:
- a CDS encoding glycosyltransferase family 2 protein: MNRERVTVVLAAFDEAQSLPLLQPRIASALDALAGDGVDGRVLYVDDGSRDATWAILQGFAAADPRVGLLRLSRNFGKEAALTAGLDRIEDGAALILDADGQDPPELIPKFVAKWREGFDDVYGTRLEREGEGWLKRSSAHAFYRVIGRLSRTPIPADTGDFRLLSPRALDALRQLRERHRFMKGLFGWIGFNRVALPYHRGARVAGRSKFSFWRLWNLALEGITGFSTAPLRLATYLGLATAALAFAFALKVVVKALLFGDPVQGWPTMMAVILFLGGVQLIALGLIGEYLGRLYEESKQRPLYLVDTWQPAAGVSSGQAPSPSLAVPTFPTLAEGDGRAHSQTAVGGENR; this comes from the coding sequence ATGAACCGCGAACGCGTCACCGTCGTGTTGGCCGCCTTCGACGAGGCGCAGAGCCTGCCGTTGCTGCAGCCGCGCATCGCCTCGGCGCTGGACGCGCTGGCCGGCGACGGCGTCGACGGACGGGTGCTGTACGTCGACGACGGCAGCCGCGACGCGACCTGGGCGATCCTGCAGGGCTTCGCCGCGGCCGACCCGCGCGTCGGCCTGCTGCGGCTGTCGCGCAATTTCGGCAAGGAAGCGGCGCTGACCGCGGGCCTGGACCGGATCGAAGACGGCGCCGCGCTGATCCTCGACGCCGACGGCCAGGATCCGCCGGAGCTGATCCCGAAGTTCGTGGCCAAGTGGCGCGAAGGCTTCGATGACGTCTACGGCACCCGCCTGGAGCGCGAGGGCGAGGGCTGGCTCAAGCGGTCCAGCGCGCATGCGTTCTACCGGGTGATCGGGCGGCTCTCGCGCACCCCGATCCCGGCCGATACCGGCGATTTCCGCCTGCTTTCGCCGCGCGCGCTGGACGCGCTGCGGCAACTGCGCGAGCGCCACCGGTTCATGAAGGGCCTGTTCGGCTGGATCGGCTTCAACCGCGTCGCGCTGCCGTACCACCGCGGCGCGCGGGTCGCCGGGCGCAGCAAATTCAGCTTCTGGCGATTGTGGAATCTGGCGCTGGAAGGCATCACCGGTTTCTCGACCGCGCCGCTGCGGCTGGCGACCTACCTGGGCCTGGCGACCGCGGCGCTGGCGTTCGCGTTCGCGCTCAAGGTGGTGGTCAAGGCCTTGCTGTTCGGCGACCCGGTGCAGGGCTGGCCGACGATGATGGCGGTGATCCTGTTCCTCGGCGGCGTGCAGCTGATCGCGCTGGGCCTGATCGGCGAATACCTGGGCCGGCTGTACGAGGAATCCAAGCAGCGGCCTTTATATCTCGTCGACACCTGGCAGCCGGCGGCGGGAGTATCCTCGGGCCAGGCTCCATCGCCCAGCCTTGCCGTTCCCACGTTCCCCACGCTCGCGGAAGGAGACGGTCGTGCGCACAGTCAGACAGCTGTTGGAGGCGAAAACCGCTGA
- a CDS encoding CBS domain-containing protein, with protein MRTVRQLLEAKTAEVFAIGPDAPVIEAIRLMAEKRIGAVLVMDGARLAGILSERDYARKIVLQGRSSADTPVRDIMTAQVVSVSLGDTAERCMQLVTDKRIRHLPVLDDGQVVGVVSIGDLVKAVIEDQQVELDQLQRYIAS; from the coding sequence GTGCGCACAGTCAGACAGCTGTTGGAGGCGAAAACCGCTGAGGTTTTCGCGATCGGCCCGGACGCGCCGGTGATCGAGGCGATCCGCCTGATGGCCGAAAAACGCATCGGCGCGGTGCTGGTGATGGACGGCGCGCGTCTGGCCGGGATCCTGTCCGAGCGCGATTACGCGCGCAAGATCGTGCTGCAAGGGCGTTCCTCGGCGGACACGCCGGTGCGCGACATCATGACCGCGCAGGTCGTCAGCGTGAGCCTGGGCGACACCGCCGAGCGCTGCATGCAGTTGGTGACCGACAAGCGCATCCGCCATTTGCCGGTGCTGGACGATGGGCAGGTGGTCGGCGTTGTGTCGATCGGCGATCTGGTCAAGGCGGTGATCGAGGATCAGCAGGTCGAGTTGGATCAATTGCAGCGGTATATCGCCAGTTGA
- a CDS encoding TonB-dependent receptor plug domain-containing protein, whose translation MTFKTTKLRDAITFALAVGSTAIAGVAVAQEANAPAQQKATTLDRIEVTGSRIRQVDLETAQPVLAITRADIEKQGFQSVADILQNISATGAPAISRAQPLSAGENVGGQFISMRNLGAQRTLILVNGKRLGISTSGLQDVSLIPTAAVERIEVLKDGASSIYGSDAIAGVVNIITRTNFEGATASAYYGQYGEGDGATTRADFVLGFTGDRGSLTAAVEYRKEEEVFARDRDFSAFPQGPMHPTRNWTTVSQWGVINLPTANGGNRVLNQGGDWRRLSNYHALNTNTGTSAADPNGSTVDKSNTNLQTHLRTPLESRALFVNGVFDITDKVRFRSDILYSQRDAERQVAGYPFQSASAGPIPGGFRMSKDSYYNPVGTQWGPGNGVAAQDVNFWRRTWEVPRVDKPSSTTWRFAAGLEGSFEIGERNFDWDVGYLYNNNKVTQENYGNLNIERTKQAVGPSFLNGQGVVQCGTPTNPIPLTQCVPWNPFIPFGRTGDGGLTGNQALQDFLFQRLNSSGETETNVYSANLSGSLFALQGGDFGFALGYEHRKEQGRFIPDAQAVTGNSTTLAGGPTNGSYSVDEFFVELAIPLLADVPGAKELSFSVASRYSDYSTFGDTVNNKFGFKWKPIDSLLVRGTIAEGFRAPTINDLYGGGSQTFAFFTDPCDSTFGSARGNANCSRDIVNAATFRQLQQGFVPAGGTNSQTPVAFFSGSNPNLIPETSKSRTLGVVWSPGFVEGLNASLDWWKIKIEDTIVADSPTQMLNDCYISGDASRCTAFTRDPVLGYVNSMTFASINAGYREAEGYDLEVNYRLPTSIGNFALNWQTTYTVNDEIKTDTSATGLPQQLVGYATSPGFTGTFRIRSNASLSWEKGPLSATWGARYYSSQKETCLSAALFPSECDTPAFRAANAAQTRPINKLGSNTFHDIEFRVATPWNATVAIGANNVFDHVGPTLYSQPSANVSYQGQFDIGRFVYMKYQQRF comes from the coding sequence ATGACTTTCAAGACCACCAAGCTCCGCGACGCGATCACTTTCGCGCTCGCAGTGGGCTCGACGGCCATCGCAGGTGTCGCCGTTGCGCAGGAAGCGAATGCGCCGGCGCAGCAAAAGGCCACCACGCTCGACCGCATCGAAGTGACCGGTTCGCGCATCCGTCAGGTCGACCTGGAGACCGCCCAGCCGGTGCTGGCGATCACCCGCGCCGATATCGAAAAGCAGGGCTTCCAGTCGGTCGCCGACATCCTGCAGAACATCTCCGCCACCGGCGCCCCGGCGATCAGCCGCGCACAGCCGCTGTCGGCCGGCGAAAACGTCGGCGGCCAGTTCATCAGCATGCGCAACCTGGGCGCCCAGCGCACCCTGATCCTGGTCAACGGCAAGCGTCTGGGCATCAGCACCAGCGGCCTGCAGGACGTCTCGCTGATCCCAACCGCCGCGGTCGAGCGCATCGAAGTGCTGAAGGACGGCGCCTCGTCGATCTACGGCTCCGACGCGATCGCCGGCGTGGTCAACATCATCACCCGCACCAACTTCGAAGGCGCGACCGCCAGCGCTTACTACGGCCAGTACGGTGAGGGCGACGGCGCCACCACCCGCGCCGACTTCGTCCTGGGCTTCACCGGCGACCGCGGTTCGTTGACCGCCGCCGTGGAATACCGCAAGGAAGAAGAAGTGTTCGCGCGCGACCGCGACTTCTCGGCCTTCCCGCAGGGTCCGATGCACCCGACCCGCAACTGGACCACGGTCAGCCAGTGGGGCGTGATCAACCTGCCGACCGCCAACGGCGGCAACCGCGTGCTGAACCAGGGCGGCGACTGGCGCCGTCTGTCGAACTACCACGCGCTGAACACCAACACCGGCACCAGCGCCGCCGATCCGAACGGCTCGACCGTCGACAAGAGCAACACCAACCTGCAGACGCACCTGCGCACTCCGCTGGAGAGCCGCGCGCTGTTCGTCAACGGCGTGTTCGACATCACCGACAAGGTCCGCTTCCGCAGCGACATCCTGTACTCGCAGCGCGACGCCGAGCGTCAGGTCGCCGGCTATCCGTTCCAGAGCGCGTCGGCCGGCCCGATCCCGGGCGGCTTCCGCATGTCGAAGGACAGCTACTACAACCCGGTCGGCACCCAGTGGGGCCCGGGCAACGGCGTCGCCGCTCAGGACGTGAACTTCTGGCGCCGTACCTGGGAAGTGCCGCGCGTCGACAAGCCGAGCTCGACCACCTGGCGCTTCGCCGCCGGCCTGGAAGGCAGCTTCGAAATCGGCGAGCGCAACTTCGATTGGGACGTGGGTTACCTGTACAACAACAACAAGGTGACCCAGGAGAACTACGGCAACCTCAACATCGAGCGCACCAAGCAGGCGGTCGGTCCGTCGTTCCTCAACGGCCAGGGCGTGGTCCAGTGCGGCACCCCGACCAACCCGATCCCGCTGACCCAGTGCGTGCCGTGGAATCCGTTCATCCCGTTCGGTCGCACCGGCGACGGCGGCCTGACCGGCAACCAGGCGCTGCAGGACTTCCTGTTCCAGCGCCTGAACTCCAGCGGCGAGACCGAAACCAACGTCTACAGCGCCAACCTGTCGGGTTCGCTGTTCGCCCTGCAGGGCGGCGACTTCGGCTTCGCGCTCGGCTATGAGCACCGCAAGGAGCAGGGCCGCTTCATTCCGGACGCGCAGGCGGTCACCGGCAACTCGACCACCCTGGCCGGCGGCCCGACCAACGGTTCGTACAGCGTCGACGAGTTCTTCGTCGAGCTGGCGATTCCGCTGCTCGCCGATGTGCCGGGCGCCAAGGAGCTGAGCTTCTCGGTCGCCAGCCGTTACTCCGACTACAGCACCTTCGGCGACACGGTCAACAACAAGTTCGGCTTCAAGTGGAAGCCGATCGACTCGCTGCTGGTCCGCGGCACCATCGCCGAGGGCTTCCGCGCGCCGACGATCAACGACCTGTACGGCGGCGGCTCGCAGACCTTCGCGTTCTTCACCGACCCGTGCGACAGCACCTTCGGTTCGGCTCGCGGCAACGCGAACTGCTCGCGCGACATCGTCAATGCGGCGACGTTCCGCCAGCTGCAGCAGGGCTTCGTCCCGGCCGGCGGCACCAACTCGCAGACCCCGGTGGCGTTCTTCTCCGGTTCCAACCCGAACCTGATTCCGGAAACCTCCAAGTCGCGCACCCTGGGCGTGGTGTGGAGCCCGGGCTTCGTGGAAGGCCTGAACGCCAGCCTCGACTGGTGGAAGATCAAGATCGAAGACACCATCGTCGCCGACTCGCCGACGCAGATGCTCAACGACTGCTACATCTCGGGCGACGCCAGCCGCTGCACCGCGTTCACCCGCGATCCGGTGCTGGGCTACGTCAACAGCATGACCTTCGCCAGTATCAACGCCGGTTACCGCGAAGCCGAAGGCTACGACCTGGAAGTCAACTACCGCCTGCCCACCAGCATCGGTAACTTCGCCCTGAACTGGCAGACCACGTACACGGTCAACGACGAGATCAAGACCGACACCAGCGCCACCGGTCTGCCGCAGCAGTTGGTCGGCTACGCGACGTCGCCGGGCTTCACCGGTACGTTCCGCATCCGCTCCAACGCCAGCCTGAGCTGGGAGAAGGGTCCGCTGAGCGCGACCTGGGGCGCGCGCTACTACTCGTCGCAGAAGGAAACCTGCTTGTCGGCCGCTCTGTTCCCGAGCGAGTGCGATACGCCGGCCTTCCGCGCCGCCAACGCCGCGCAGACTCGTCCGATCAACAAGCTGGGTTCCAACACCTTCCACGACATCGAATTCCGCGTCGCTACGCCGTGGAATGCGACCGTCGCGATCGGTGCGAACAACGTGTTCGACCACGTCGGCCCGACCCTGTACAGCCAGCCGAGCGCCAACGTCTCGTACCAGGGCCAGTTCGACATCGGCCGCTTCGTGTACATGAAGTACCAGCAGCGCTTCTGA
- a CDS encoding Hsp33 family molecular chaperone HslO, producing the protein MTTAEHAPPAADGHDRLTRFLIETAGVRGVHVRLDETWRQIRERAEYPAAAAELLGEAAAAAALFTGHAKVDGRLSVQLRGDGALRTLFAECTAAGTLRGIVQLAEEGGEVSRDLGQLGDQAVLAITIENPSVGGREPIRYQGLVALESDSLAGAFEGYFRQSEQLPTRLLLAADGERAAGLMLQKLPGDGGDEDGWTRVGALFETLRDGELLELPAQTLLHRLFHEDGAQVLGGKPLSFACSCSRERVEAMLVSLGRDEAQAAVDAAGGQAQVRCEFCGQTYRFDGDEVAGLFAAAAVEMDAPQRVQ; encoded by the coding sequence ATGACCACCGCCGAACACGCCCCGCCCGCCGCCGACGGCCACGACCGCCTGACCCGCTTCCTGATCGAAACGGCCGGCGTGCGCGGCGTGCACGTGCGCCTGGACGAGACCTGGCGCCAGATCCGCGAGCGCGCCGAGTACCCGGCCGCCGCCGCCGAACTGCTCGGCGAAGCCGCCGCCGCCGCGGCCTTGTTCACCGGCCACGCCAAGGTCGACGGCCGCCTGTCGGTGCAGCTGCGCGGCGACGGCGCCCTGCGCACCCTGTTCGCCGAATGCACCGCGGCCGGCACCCTGCGCGGCATCGTCCAACTGGCCGAAGAAGGCGGCGAAGTCTCGCGCGACCTCGGCCAGCTCGGCGACCAGGCGGTGCTGGCGATCACCATCGAAAACCCCAGCGTCGGCGGGCGCGAGCCGATCCGCTACCAGGGCCTGGTGGCGCTGGAGTCGGACTCGCTGGCCGGCGCGTTCGAAGGCTATTTCCGCCAGTCCGAACAGCTGCCGACGCGGCTGCTGCTGGCCGCCGACGGCGAGCGCGCGGCCGGGCTGATGCTGCAGAAGCTGCCCGGCGACGGCGGCGACGAGGACGGCTGGACCCGGGTCGGCGCCCTGTTCGAGACCCTGCGCGACGGCGAACTGCTCGAGCTGCCGGCGCAGACTCTGCTGCACCGCCTGTTCCACGAGGACGGCGCGCAAGTGCTCGGCGGCAAGCCGTTGAGCTTCGCCTGCTCGTGCTCGCGCGAACGGGTCGAGGCGATGCTGGTCTCGCTGGGCCGCGACGAGGCGCAGGCCGCGGTCGACGCCGCCGGCGGCCAGGCCCAGGTGCGCTGCGAATTCTGCGGCCAGACCTACCGCTTCGACGGCGACGAGGTGGCCGGCCTGTTCGCCGCCGCCGCGGTCGAGATGGACGCCCCGCAACGGGTCCAATAA
- a CDS encoding TonB-dependent receptor plug domain-containing protein produces MTLKTNKLRDAITFALCVGVTSLAGTGLAAAQDAAPAAAPAAAQDATTLDRIQVTGSRISIPGLTTNSPVMTVSQEEIARTQPVAAEDFLKIVPGAVPSIGPGTNNGANGGATVNLRGLGDNRTVVLMDGRRVVPFNLFGVVDTNVIPVALIDSVDLVTGGASAVYGADAVAGVVNFVLKRNFEGIEVNSSYGQSSKQDGDRRNTTVTMGMNLDEGRGNFVLSLGKTDNDPLLQGSRGFSEFNLDSTNGEAGGSGTSIPTRAGSLGQINPATGRFDGIVTPFNYNPYNFNQTALDRWQATALGRYEINKHAEAYTQLLYTRSNVFSQIAPGGLFGGRFDLGIGNPLIPEPARQQLCAEFGVTGGPCAVGSAGTVSTTLNRRTTELGTRSTDFQNKVFQATLGVRGDITDNWRYDAYWSHGEADQLTVSAGFLSKARTQQALLSLDGKTCVDPTGGCVPLNLWGPEGSISKDSKKFLEVLTFATQRVEQEVWSGSINGDLGDNFKSPWADYPIGLAFGLEGRKLDARNQADAASRDPNEVQGSGGANPDVEGSFTLREAYVETIVPLISGKTGAQTLNFEAGYRHSQFKSGQTDTDYGSYKYGLEWAPIESLRFRGMFQRATRAPNVNELFQPVVTGLDNTAVDPCQASELAKHGGPNGAVGQLCVATGVPTAIINSADGVEPPSAGQANAFTGGNPILGPEKADTQTLGLVWQPVEDLSITLDYWKIDIKDAITRPVLGDALFGCYDQRYNPTLSISHPMCQLMIGAREPQDGSLNGEARGPFLDRSNKGRITTSGWDLGVRYGIPLSNEWGRLDFSLDLTKTDKYDYQGDPQVPKHDCVGVYGVSCNVIAGIVYDYKSNFRAVWSIKDFELGLNWRHLSSVDVEEGPIEWFPAYTSIDSYDYFDLTMAYELPWNARINFTVNNIADKKPPVVGSNIGSTGFNSGNTFPQFYDTLGRYYTMGITMRF; encoded by the coding sequence ATGACCCTGAAGACCAACAAGCTGCGCGACGCGATCACTTTCGCGCTTTGCGTGGGCGTGACCAGCCTCGCCGGTACCGGTCTGGCTGCCGCCCAGGACGCAGCCCCGGCCGCTGCACCCGCGGCTGCGCAAGACGCGACCACCCTGGACCGCATCCAGGTAACCGGCTCGCGCATTTCGATCCCCGGCCTGACCACCAACAGCCCGGTGATGACCGTCAGCCAGGAAGAAATCGCCCGCACCCAGCCGGTGGCGGCGGAAGACTTCCTCAAGATCGTTCCGGGCGCGGTGCCCTCGATCGGTCCGGGCACCAACAACGGCGCCAACGGCGGCGCGACCGTCAACCTGCGCGGCCTCGGCGACAACCGCACGGTCGTGCTGATGGACGGCCGCCGCGTCGTTCCGTTCAACCTGTTCGGCGTGGTCGACACCAACGTCATTCCGGTCGCGCTGATCGACAGCGTCGACCTGGTCACCGGCGGCGCCTCGGCCGTGTACGGCGCCGACGCGGTCGCCGGCGTGGTCAACTTCGTGCTCAAGCGCAACTTCGAAGGCATCGAAGTCAACTCGAGCTACGGCCAGTCCAGCAAGCAGGACGGCGACCGCCGCAACACCACCGTCACGATGGGCATGAACCTCGACGAGGGCCGCGGCAACTTCGTGCTGAGCCTCGGCAAGACCGACAACGACCCGCTGCTGCAGGGTTCGCGCGGCTTCTCCGAATTCAATCTCGACTCGACCAACGGCGAAGCCGGCGGCTCGGGCACCTCGATCCCGACCCGCGCCGGCAGCCTCGGCCAGATCAATCCGGCCACCGGCCGCTTCGACGGCATCGTCACGCCGTTCAACTACAACCCGTACAACTTCAACCAGACCGCACTGGACCGCTGGCAGGCCACTGCGCTGGGCCGCTACGAGATCAACAAGCACGCTGAGGCCTATACCCAGCTGCTGTACACCCGTTCCAACGTGTTCTCGCAGATCGCCCCGGGCGGCCTGTTCGGCGGCCGCTTCGATCTGGGCATCGGCAACCCGCTGATTCCGGAACCGGCGCGCCAGCAGCTGTGCGCCGAGTTCGGCGTGACCGGCGGCCCCTGCGCGGTCGGCAGCGCCGGCACCGTCAGCACCACCCTCAACCGCCGCACCACCGAGCTGGGCACCCGCTCGACCGACTTCCAGAACAAGGTCTTCCAGGCCACCCTGGGCGTGCGCGGCGACATCACCGACAACTGGCGCTACGACGCCTACTGGTCGCACGGCGAAGCCGATCAGCTGACCGTGTCGGCCGGCTTCCTGTCCAAGGCCCGCACCCAGCAGGCGCTGCTGTCGCTCGACGGCAAGACCTGCGTCGATCCGACCGGCGGCTGCGTGCCGCTGAATCTGTGGGGCCCGGAAGGCTCGATCAGCAAGGACTCGAAGAAGTTCCTGGAAGTGCTGACCTTCGCCACCCAGCGCGTCGAACAGGAAGTGTGGTCGGGTTCGATCAACGGCGACCTCGGCGACAACTTCAAGAGCCCGTGGGCCGATTACCCGATCGGTCTGGCGTTCGGCCTGGAAGGCCGCAAGCTCGACGCGCGCAACCAGGCCGACGCGGCCTCGCGCGATCCCAACGAAGTGCAGGGCTCCGGCGGCGCCAACCCGGACGTGGAAGGCAGCTTCACCCTGCGTGAGGCCTATGTCGAAACCATCGTTCCGCTGATCAGCGGCAAGACCGGCGCGCAGACCCTGAACTTCGAAGCCGGCTACCGCCACAGCCAGTTCAAGTCGGGCCAGACCGACACCGACTACGGCAGCTACAAGTACGGCCTGGAGTGGGCGCCGATCGAATCGCTGCGCTTCCGCGGCATGTTCCAGCGCGCGACCCGCGCCCCGAACGTCAACGAGCTGTTCCAGCCGGTCGTGACCGGCCTGGACAACACCGCGGTCGACCCCTGCCAGGCCTCCGAACTGGCCAAGCACGGCGGCCCGAACGGCGCGGTCGGTCAGCTCTGCGTCGCCACCGGCGTGCCCACTGCGATCATCAACAGCGCCGACGGCGTGGAACCGCCGAGCGCGGGCCAGGCCAACGCCTTCACCGGCGGCAACCCGATCCTGGGCCCGGAAAAGGCCGACACCCAGACCCTGGGCCTGGTGTGGCAGCCGGTCGAAGACCTGTCGATCACCCTGGATTACTGGAAGATCGACATCAAGGACGCGATCACCCGTCCGGTGCTCGGCGACGCGCTGTTCGGTTGCTACGACCAGCGCTACAACCCGACCCTCAGCATCAGCCACCCGATGTGCCAGCTGATGATCGGCGCGCGCGAACCGCAGGACGGCTCGCTCAACGGCGAAGCGCGCGGTCCGTTCCTCGACCGCTCGAACAAGGGCCGCATCACCACCAGCGGCTGGGATCTGGGCGTCCGCTACGGCATCCCGCTGTCCAACGAGTGGGGCCGCCTGGACTTCTCGCTGGATCTGACCAAGACCGACAAGTACGACTACCAGGGCGACCCGCAGGTGCCGAAGCACGACTGCGTCGGCGTCTACGGCGTCTCGTGCAACGTCATCGCCGGCATCGTGTACGACTACAAGTCGAACTTCCGCGCGGTGTGGTCGATCAAGGACTTCGAGCTGGGCCTGAACTGGCGCCACCTGAGCTCGGTCGACGTCGAAGAAGGCCCGATCGAGTGGTTCCCGGCCTACACCTCGATCGATTCCTACGACTACTTCGATCTGACCATGGCCTACGAGCTGCCGTGGAACGCCCGCATCAACTTCACCGTCAACAACATCGCCGACAAGAAGCCGCCGGTCGTCGGCAGCAACATCGGCAGCACCGGCTTCAACAGCGGCAACACCTTCCCGCAGTTCTACGACACCCTGGGCCGTTACTACACCATGGGCATCACGATGCGGTTCTAA
- the mtgA gene encoding monofunctional biosynthetic peptidoglycan transglycosylase has product MSAPTPGPAEAPAAPPRRGRRWLRWLIALPFLFLLASTLQVAVLRFVDPPFSAFMLIRQFEAWGEGDFGFRLAQDWRGLDEISADVPVALVASEDQKFADHFGFDLAAIEKAHKNNERGRKVRGGSTISQQTAKNLFLWGGRSWARKGLEAWYTLLIETLWPKHRIIEVYANIAEFGDGVYGAQAAARTYFGKDASRLGPGEAARMAAVLPNPKRYSIAKPGPYVQRRAAAIQRQMRNIGGDGYLKQIE; this is encoded by the coding sequence TTGAGCGCCCCGACTCCCGGGCCGGCCGAGGCCCCCGCCGCGCCGCCGCGGCGCGGCCGGCGCTGGTTGCGCTGGCTGATCGCGCTGCCGTTCCTGTTCCTGCTGGCCTCGACCCTGCAGGTGGCGGTGCTGCGCTTCGTCGATCCGCCGTTCTCGGCGTTCATGCTGATCCGCCAGTTCGAGGCCTGGGGCGAGGGCGATTTCGGCTTCCGCCTGGCCCAGGACTGGCGCGGCCTGGACGAGATCTCGGCCGACGTGCCGGTGGCGCTGGTGGCCTCGGAGGACCAGAAGTTCGCCGATCACTTCGGCTTCGATCTGGCCGCGATCGAGAAGGCGCACAAGAACAACGAACGCGGGCGCAAGGTCCGCGGCGGCAGCACCATCAGCCAGCAGACCGCCAAGAACCTGTTCCTGTGGGGCGGGCGCAGCTGGGCGCGCAAGGGGCTGGAGGCCTGGTACACGCTGCTGATCGAGACCTTGTGGCCGAAGCACCGGATCATCGAGGTCTACGCCAACATCGCCGAGTTCGGCGACGGCGTGTACGGCGCGCAGGCCGCGGCGCGCACGTATTTCGGCAAGGACGCCAGCCGCCTCGGCCCGGGCGAGGCCGCGCGCATGGCCGCGGTGCTGCCCAATCCCAAGCGCTACAGCATCGCCAAGCCGGGGCCGTACGTGCAGCGGCGCGCCGCGGCGATCCAGCGGCAGATGCGCAACATCGGCGGCGACGGCTATCTCAAGCAGATCGAGTGA